One segment of Desulfovibrio litoralis DSM 11393 DNA contains the following:
- a CDS encoding ankyrin repeat domain-containing protein encodes MFKRFLIITSVFLISLLSSISAFAMSDKAFLKLCEVGSVEEVIQAIENGANVNAKNSDAETPLMIAATYHSNSKIIKELIEAGATVNYKDKDGMTALMRSVRYNAIPVIIIELIKGGADVNTRDKDGKTLLMHIVAFEVEPQLLRELIKAGADVHAQDAKGAIALMYATSTNRNPDVIIELLKAGSDVNATLLGGETVLMNAAALNTNPDITAELIKAGADINAKDRFGKTALDYARENKNSKAVMVLIDAAVE; translated from the coding sequence ATCCTCTATTTCGGCTTTTGCGATGAGTGATAAGGCTTTTTTAAAGTTGTGTGAAGTTGGTTCTGTGGAAGAAGTCATACAGGCGATTGAAAACGGAGCTAATGTTAATGCTAAAAATAGCGATGCAGAAACACCTTTAATGATTGCCGCAACTTATCACTCAAACAGTAAAATCATCAAGGAGCTTATCGAAGCCGGAGCTACTGTCAATTATAAAGATAAAGACGGTATGACGGCATTGATGCGTTCTGTAAGATACAATGCGATTCCTGTTATCATTATAGAGCTTATTAAGGGCGGAGCTGATGTAAATACCAGAGATAAAGATGGTAAAACGCTTTTAATGCATATTGTTGCCTTTGAAGTTGAGCCTCAGTTGCTTAGAGAACTCATTAAAGCCGGAGCTGATGTCCATGCTCAAGATGCGAAAGGGGCAATCGCTTTGATGTATGCCACTTCTACTAACCGCAACCCTGATGTAATTATAGAACTGCTTAAAGCTGGGTCTGATGTAAACGCCACCTTGTTAGGCGGTGAAACAGTTTTGATGAATGCCGCTGCATTAAACACAAATCCTGATATAACCGCAGAGCTAATAAAAGCCGGAGCTGATATCAACGCCAAAGACAGGTTTGGCAAAACAGCCTTGGATTATGCCAGGGAAAATAAAAATTCCAAGGCAGTGATGGTTTTAATTGATGCTGCCGTTGAATAA